CTCCAGTCAAAAGAGTTATAGCAGATGTCATTTCTTTACTTTGAAATACATTTCCTTCTTTTCTAGCATCTTGACGCTTTTTAGGTGTAGCTTTTTCAGTTTTTTCGCCTGACCCACCATCAGCAAAATGCTGTAAATCAAGCAAGTAATGCTTTTTCAATATATCCATCATTTCACCACTTCATATGTTTTAATAGTTCTAAAAATTCAAATTCTGTTATCTCAAAAATTTTGGAAGCTGTTTTTACGAAAAGCGGAGCAGTTAATGTCAATAAAACCATCCCTATAGCTACTTTCATCGGCATACCCACAACAAAAACATTCATTTGAGGAACTGTTTTAGCCAAAAATCCAAGAGTAACGTTTGCTATAAATATAGTTACCATTACAGGCATTGCAACTTTAAAACTAAGTTCAAATACTTCTGAAAAATTAGATATAAACTGTTCTACCAACCCCCATTTTACATTTATATTTCCAAGTGGTAATATATCAAATGACTTTATCATTGACTCTATCATCCAGTGATGGCCATTTATTGAAAAGAAAATAAGCATAGCAGACGTATAGTATAAATTGGCAGTAACAGTTACATTACTATTACTCATAGGATCAAATGCAGACGACATACTAAAACCTATCTGCGCATCAATCATATTTCCTGCCATATTAAATATGCTAAAATATAAAAGTAAAATAAAACCTAAAAATAAACCTATTGCAAGTTCCTTAAAAATCAATGATATATACATAACATCTAATTCTGGCTTTGCCAAATTACTAAAATCATAACTGAAAAAAACAACAACACTTAAAAGTAATGTCAAACCAACCTTTAGTTGACTCATTATTTTAGCACTTGAATAAAATGGTGCGATAATAAAAATACCAATTATTCTCATAAAAACAAGCAATAGCCATATATACTCTGTTGAAATTTTATCTATCACACTCATCATTTACACCTTACTATCTAATATAAGTATTCACGTTCATCAATAAATTATTTGTAAACACCATTAATTTGTTTAGCATCCACGGACCAAACAATAAAAAAGTACCTAATACAGCTAAAATTTTCACTCCAAAAGCCAGTGTAGCTTCCTGTATTTGAGTAGTTGCTTGAAATACTGCTACTATCAAACCCACTCCAAGTGCAACTAAAAGCATAGGAGCAGAACACATAAGCACAAGGTTAAGCGCCTCTTTTAAAATAATACCTACTTCTCCCTCTGTCATAGTTCCCTCCTTACTTGAATCCGGTAATTAGCGCCTCTATAACCAAATTCCAACCATCAACCATTATAAATAAAAGTATTTTAAATGGCATAGAAATCATTACAGGTGGCAACATCATCATTCCCATTGACATCAGAGTACTTGAAACTACCATATCAATTACCACAAATGGAATAAACAATATAAATCCATAAATAAAAGCAGTCTTCAACTCACTAATAATAAATGCTGGAATAAGTGTCGTCGCTGGAATTTGTTTCAAAATTTCTTTTTTTTCTAATAAATTATCATCTTCATCTCTTAATGTTATAGACGCATTAGATAAATTCATAAATAATTCCAAATCTTTGGCTCGAGTTTGATCATACATAAAGTCTTTCATAGGATCCATTGCATTATCAATAAAGACTTCTTGAGTTATCTTATTTTCTAAATAAGGTTGTATAGCATTTGCGTTAACTTCACTTATCACAGGCCTCATTATAAAAAATGTCAAGAATAATGATATGCCAATCAATACTTGATTTGGCGGCGTAGTTTGTGTAGCAATAGCTCTTCTTACAAAGGATAATACTATCAAAATTCTTGTAAAACTTGTTGTCATTAATAAAATAGCAGGAGCAAACGTCAATATAGTGAATATAAATAATAACTTAAGATAATCCACTAAATCAGTATCTTCTCCCGCCCCAACTGAAATTTCTATCCCTTTGGGTAACCCAGTTTCTGTTGCAATAGCTCTAAGTGGTATGCAACAAATAAAAAAAATCAGCATAATAAATAATATTTTTTCACTTCTTTTGCTCATAATCTTGCCTTCTATCTATCTGTTTTTTTAACTCAACATATCTTTGCTTTACCTTAAATAGTTTATTTGTAATATTTTGCGAATCGTCATTTATTGCACTTTTATAAATCTTGTCAAATTCTTTATTATCATCAAATACTACTTGACCAATTTCATCAAACTGGTCAAGTAGCTCGATCCCACTACTATTCTCGCCTATAAGATAATATCTTCCGCAACATTCTATCAATAAAATCTTAGTATTTTCAATTTTCAAAGTTTCGACAATTTTAATCATTTTCCCTGATTGTACAGAGGTCATTTTACTACCAACGTACTTTGTAAACAAAAACGCCAACCCAATAATAAAAATGCTAATACCTAAATAATACAAAATGTGCGTCATATTCCTTACCTATCTTTCTAAATTATTATCCCAATACTTTTTTTACAGCTTCAATAACTCTATCTGCTTGGAACGGCTTAACAATAAAATCTTTTGCACCTGCTTGTATTGCCTCAATAACCATAGCTTGTTGACCCATAGCTGAGCACATAACTATTTTAGCATTTGCATCTGATTTTTTTATCTCTTTAACTGCCTGAATACCATCTACTTCAGGCATTGTAATATCCATAACCACTAAATCTGGTTTCAATTCCCCATATTTTTCAATAGCTTTGGCACCATTCTCTGCCTCTCCAACTACCTCAAATCCATTTTTAGTTAGTATATCTTTAATCATCATTCTCATAAAAGCTGCATCATCGACAATCAAAATTCTACTCATTTGTTTTCCTCCTTATAATTTGCTAATTTTATTTTTTGAATTAATAATATCTGTAATTCTTATACCAAAGTTATCATCAATAACAACAACTTCACCTTTCGCTATAATTCTACCATTGGCATAAACTTCTAATGGTTCTCCTACGAGTTTATCTAATTCTACAATAGTTCCCGGACCATATTCTAAAATTTCACTAATCTTTCTTTTTGTCCTTCCAAGTTCTACTGTTATCTCAACAGGAATCTCCTGAACCATACTGATATTTTCATTATAAACTATTTTTTGATTATTATCAAAAGGTTCAAATTCAACCCTTTCAACATTTACTGGTTGCTGAACCATATTATTTGATGGTGCGCTATATCCCATTTGCGGTTGTGCCTGCATTGGTTGTTGATATTGCGCCTGCATCTGAGGCTGTGGTTGCGGTTGAGTATGCTGTGGTTGAGCTTGTGCAGCTGGTTGTTGCGGTACACTTTGCGTAGCAGCTGGCTCTTGAATCTGCTCTACCTCATTTTCAACAGAAACCTCTGGCATATCCTGCTCAAGTAGATTTTTTACTTGACTTCGAGCAAACTCCAATGGTAATAAT
This genomic interval from Tissierellales bacterium contains the following:
- the fliP gene encoding flagellar type III secretion system pore protein FliP (The bacterial flagellar biogenesis protein FliP forms a type III secretion system (T3SS)-type pore required for flagellar assembly.) — translated: MSKRSEKILFIMLIFFICCIPLRAIATETGLPKGIEISVGAGEDTDLVDYLKLLFIFTILTFAPAILLMTTSFTRILIVLSFVRRAIATQTTPPNQVLIGISLFLTFFIMRPVISEVNANAIQPYLENKITQEVFIDNAMDPMKDFMYDQTRAKDLELFMNLSNASITLRDEDDNLLEKKEILKQIPATTLIPAFIISELKTAFIYGFILFIPFVVIDMVVSSTLMSMGMMMLPPVMISMPFKILLFIMVDGWNLVIEALITGFK
- a CDS encoding flagellar biosynthetic protein FliO yields the protein MTSVQSGKMIKIVETLKIENTKILLIECCGRYYLIGENSSGIELLDQFDEIGQVVFDDNKEFDKIYKSAINDDSQNITNKLFKVKQRYVELKKQIDRRQDYEQKK
- a CDS encoding response regulator, encoding MSRILIVDDAAFMRMMIKDILTKNGFEVVGEAENGAKAIEKYGELKPDLVVMDITMPEVDGIQAVKEIKKSDANAKIVMCSAMGQQAMVIEAIQAGAKDFIVKPFQADRVIEAVKKVLG
- the fliQ gene encoding flagellar biosynthesis protein FliQ, which encodes MTEGEVGIILKEALNLVLMCSAPMLLVALGVGLIVAVFQATTQIQEATLAFGVKILAVLGTFLLFGPWMLNKLMVFTNNLLMNVNTYIR
- the fliR gene encoding flagellar biosynthetic protein FliR, giving the protein MSVIDKISTEYIWLLLVFMRIIGIFIIAPFYSSAKIMSQLKVGLTLLLSVVVFFSYDFSNLAKPELDVMYISLIFKELAIGLFLGFILLLYFSIFNMAGNMIDAQIGFSMSSAFDPMSNSNVTVTANLYYTSAMLIFFSINGHHWMIESMIKSFDILPLGNINVKWGLVEQFISNFSEVFELSFKVAMPVMVTIFIANVTLGFLAKTVPQMNVFVVGMPMKVAIGMVLLTLTAPLFVKTASKIFEITEFEFLELLKHMKW